In the Diospyros lotus cultivar Yz01 chromosome 13, ASM1463336v1, whole genome shotgun sequence genome, ttttctttataatttttgatctatcgactatgtaaaaggatctgtcgactatgagattttttgtgttataagatagtcgactatgcttttctgtctgtcgactatggctagttttatttgataaaatagtcgactaacctattttctctgtcgactatgtgtttcgcagaaagcttccaacgactattttttcaaattccaacggctccaaacagctatatttctcttcaactttgtgggacacttatatatacatgtcatggatgatcaagagaaggctaatggatgagaatgaattaatttgagcttactgttactctcgtttctatttacagtgattgtgcttcaatttttttctctcttcaaggctttgattttaacttgtattaattcattcaagccttgtttttattgtgagataacttgtaattaagagtgccaactcttagcatcttgtttacatttgtatcactcttatttttctagctttgtgctagaagacttgctcgttaaagcaagtggctgtaattcctagctaggtgctagagggcttgcttgtataagcaagaggttgtaattcctagtcttggactagagaacctacttggtttaagtaggggttttagtggatggtttaaaaaatccttagtgaggagctaaggtagtggattaggcttggttaagccgaaccactataaatccttgtgttttcttatgcttgtgttctttgatatatttatctttccaagcatttctttatttctcactcggttctcatatttatctttgttcatttgtcatttttatggtttacattttaaaactctaaaacctcaatctgtatcaaaaagtttttattttaagttctatcaattaaaattttaaaataaccaattcacccctcctcttggtgtgtgccatagcacctacccATTCTAACACTAAATCTGTTCAATTCGATTTTTAATagatttgattttgaacaaattggATGGACCATATGAATTCCAAATTCACCTGGTGCCTCACTCATCTCCCTCTTGTTCTCTCTAGTCTAGCTATCTCCATCTatcatctcatttttcattaaattctcTCAATAACAGATTCATTTATTGACTGATGAAAGAAACAACATTGTTAATGTGCATCACTGGTCGCCAtttggttctctctctctctatctttctctcaCCCCAACAATTAAATTGTTGGGGGGTCAAATCTAAAATTACCATGACAGATTGTTGGAGTTTCAAATTTGAGATCTGAATCTCGTTGAAACCTCAATGATGGACCATCGAGGTTTCAAATCAGAATTCCACCTCATGATCACCACCAGTGGTGGCCGATAATGGGCATCTTCTTCCATTGCTAGCCaccaccaatttttttttttttttgagaatattattttaataacatgatttgtgaatttttgtttcatttttagataGTGAAACGAAAGGCAACAACGACTTCTTGTTTTCTTCAAGAGAAAAAATCCCACAAGTCcaaatatatgtatatcattGCCTAAGTCCAACGCCAATAGTGGAAATCTTGAAAATCATCCCAATAAATCTTCAAAAATTGAGACCAAAGAAGTTGATATTAGTTTTTTGGAGAATGACCAAAGATTATGGTCAAGAAATTTAGGAGTATCCAATTGAATAACAAGATGAAATTTGACAAGCTTGTATCCAAATTGGTCCATATCAATTAATGTAACCTTTCAAAGTATCTAAAATGGGGATCACAAAAGTATGATCCTCTTAACTTCCTATATTCTTGGTTTTTATTATATCCACAAAACAAATGCAACTTTTTGCTTGTCATGCTATTTATTTGGTAAACCAATTGGACACTATGGAAAAACTACTTGTACAGTTGAAGGATTTCAAAGATGAAAAAGGGTGAGGGAAGTGAAAAATTGTACTTTCTTAAATCATGAGGTAAAAGATGTAAACTTCATTAgtaaaatttctgaaaataaatgtgagaaTCTTATGAATCAATCTCAACATTTACCAAGAGTGCTTCAAAAGTTGACAACTGCTTGCAGCCTAAGGCATCTATTGATATAACTAAGTGGCTTGCATTTCAAGAATATGCTTTTAGAGGTCATAATGAAACAGAGGATTAAAGAATCATGGGAATCTTCATGAGATGTTAAATACTTTGGCATTATATAGTGACAAGGTTCTAGAAGTTATATTAGAAGATACTCATCGAAAAGCTACTTTTACATGGGTGCAAATTCGAAAGGAAATTTCATATGTTTATTCAATGAGAGTAAAAGACAATTCGTGAAAAAATTGGTAATacaaaattttgtataattgttGATGAAGCTCGAGATGAGtgcaaaaagaaacaaatagcTATTGTCTTAAGATTTGCGGATAAAGATTggtttgttacatttttttttttttgaatttgtttatatttgagATACTTTGACATCAAcactaaaagaagaaagaaaattttcaatcatttctaCTCATTAGTTAGACGTTCAAACTATCCAAGTGCAAGGCTATGATGGTGCAAGTTGTTAGTATTGTGTGTCCTGATACTAGATTTGGATGATATCTAATGGAGTtgttttaatacattaattgtatttttgtataaatctaataaaagacagagttttcttcattcataatttctccaattaattatatgaatggGTTCTTAGATCTTTTGTGtgaaaatcttattttcaaAGTATTGAGATTATGTGATAGCTAGGATTCGCTGGTAATAGaatttcttaaactattcctaatcgttaaattttttagatgaaGACTCCAATTAAtcaagtatggactagcacaggAATTACTACCTCATTTGGTATAGGGATATCGATGGAAGGATAGTGtgtcacacaccatataataTGAGATGTTATTAGTAAACTTCTGGGTGATCATTGATGAACGATCAATCGAATGTGACGTCGATAACTGATCACATGGCCTAGTAGATAATGGTCGAGTCATTAAGTTGTGATGGTATATTAATCTTTAGACTTGAACTAAtatagttgttttgtgtattggtgtgcgagaTTGCTAATAAGCTGAGCTATTCAATTGAGAGGTAAGAACATTCATCTATGTGcacatcctatgtgatctattattggtatatggagacaagtgTTAGGAATATGATATGTCGCCCTCGTCGATAATtgatgaggtgaacatcctatgtgccTATTATTGATGTGACATGACAGTCCCTGTGTATAGAAGATTGAAAgttaggaaatgtgtttcctgATGTGTCATCTGGTCACATTAATGAAGTCTGACACATGGTTactaagtttgtgagtttatcacttcATGACTCTCGCTCAGTCGGGACATTAAGTGAAGAAAGGATTATAATACACGATAATCACtaactgtaataggttcacttgaagtaaGACTTTACTGCCACTTATATTGTCTTAAATCGCTACTAGGCACTAGCTATTCAAGAACTCTCAGAATGTCATTGAGATTTGGAGAAGTTTTGGTGATGAGTCAAGAGGTTGACTGATACCGAAAAGGGTTTCAgtgttatctgattgctagcgaatagtgaatctagaaagtcataCACAATATAGTGTTGCTTTTGATATCGACATCTTATGCCCAATATATCTTTGTAAATGGTTGGTCAAAAGTTGATTATTGGCCCCTCTTGTCAATAGTGCATAGCGTATAGTAATAATGTATAGTGCATAGTAATGATACATAGTACATAGTAtgaaatcaattatttattGCATGGTAACGAGCGACATTGCTAGTACATACTATGCACTAGCGGCATTGCTAGTGCATAGTACACAGTAATAGTGTACAGTGAAATTGCATAGTAATCTCTTCAATTAGTGAGAGAATAATTGAGGTGGGGGGCGGATTTGAAGAAGTAATCAAatggggagaagaagaaaggggagGGAGGGAAGAagtaatttatcttttctctgtctctctcttctctctcttcccctaacacgttcttttcttctttttcttcttttttttttttattttctttgaaaaatcataaaaattatacatgtaaTTGTTATACGTATAATTTTAAGACATGAGCAGCACTGATGATACGCAGATTCTTTGTGTCTAGTACAGGAAGAGGTGACCAAAATGGTATATTACTGCATATTAGATATGGATAGAGTTGGACCACCATAACATGAGGTGGATATGGTCTTAGTacagaaataatttttgtatttcaaCCTTACATCGGACAGCAggtatacatttatttatatatttaattattgaatatgtGTATTGCTTAAATACTCaaatttaatatgatatatattatattttgttatgtgtatctaatacataataaaaaaataatttttacttgtGTCGTTGTACTAGCGATTCTCTTTTGAGGGGTGAATGGAATGATTTAGAGGTTTTGATTTCTAAAGATTGTCCTTTTTGCTTCTTATGTTTATTTGCTTGGCTCGTCGCTCGCAATTGACAATATTAGTCACTGCATGTAAAGGAGTTATTCACATctaccatattttttttttttaacaaaattaacttCTATTGTCACTATATACTGTTGGTGTTTTATTAAGCTAGCGGGATGATGAATTAATTGTTGCACAAAGCTGCTGAAATATTGCTATCTAGTTGATTGTCATTGATCAATCAATTGGAGATACTCATGGAGTTGTCACTTGAAGtctattttttagtttgataaaaTTGTCTAGTGCAACATGTGCAATTCTACTTAATATCATTGATGAAGGAACAAACTCGTGATCATGCACAAAACGATATATTCACTTGTTTATAGCTTGATTACATGCATATATAGTTACACTTTCGTGAATCTTCTCTCCATCATAAAAGGTATGTTATTAAGTTAgtgatattcaaaaattttatttgtacttAATTATAACTTTTGTTATTTCTGATAACATTATTTTGTTAGCACCTAATTACGTACGGTTGATTTtacactctttttttttttttaatactttttggtattattcaaaattattggCACCCCTATAAATGTTGATTGATCTGGTTCTGCCTCTGGCTCCTGTACTTCAACATCGTCAAGGTTAAATCCATTTTCCTTGAGAAATGACAAAAAGATGGTGAAGTTGTCATAAGTTGGGCGGTAATGCCCGCTGTGTGGCGATATGGACTGAAAGATCGAACAAAACACAATTAGGCAATTGAAGGATCAGATGCTACAGAAGcgatatatatgaattaatccATTAGGATCAAgtgataaattaaattaagggtCTGGAAAACACAAAGGTTAGCTTCATGAACAGTACTATTAATTACATggaaaaacaataattaatatcCCTTCATTAATTACCTTAAGCTTTCCATGATCTGCATCAATCCTTCCAGCAGCTAAAGTGGCCCCTCCGGCAAGGAAGCTTGAGTGATgaaattttcctttctttttctgatGATGGTAAACAACATATTAATTAGTTCTCATTCAGgatttatgaaaattaacaTGGTATGcaaagagtgtgtgtgtgtgtgtgtatatatatatatatatatatatatatatgcatgtaagTCTGTTGAAAAATATTAGTCGCAAGGATATGGCTTTAATAAGAACTAATTAACCTGACCAACATAGAGCTCCTTGGAGGTGCTCATAACAAATATCCATTTTGCGTCGTTCATTAATCCTTCATTTGTGTGAAGAAATTTCTCGCTTCGTCTGTGCACTACTTTACCCTCCCTGACGATGTATTCATAAGCTTCTCTCTCTAGCTGATTTTtcacacaaattaattatagaaaagaAGAGCAAACATTAATTAGGATCAAGTGAGTACCAAAAAGAAACAGAATTAGGTTGCAGCACAacgaaaaatataattaatggaGAGCATATAATACAGGTCCAAGATATTTGATGCAGAGCTGTCGGAGCTTTGATCTTGGACATTCTTTTAGATCAACTCCTTTGCCATCGCCAACATCCAACCTGCGGTAAGTAGAATTAAGAAGGTTCCAACATCTAATtattaacttatttaattaacTGCAAATTCCACAAACATCCCATACAAAAAATTTCATTCTGAAGTAGAGAAATATGAATCTGTTCTTCAAAACCTGCAACTTCTTTCTAAAACATAGGTCTGGAAAGATTTATGCTGCAAATTCATCATAAATtggacaaaaaaaaagttactctctctctctctctcaatctcaatTTCGAGAGCCATTTTGAGGTAGTAGCTTCTTATTCTCTGCAATCTTAAGGTCAAAGCCTAAAGATTTAGGTTCGCAGAACTGGAAAATCCAGAGGGAGCTTTAGCACCACTAGAAAAATGTCAACTGTACTTTGTGATATGAGTGGTCCATTCATTCTCATTAATACATTCTTCCTAATTGATGTTTGCTTGCTAAGTTCAATGCCTAGAGCTTTAGGAAAACCTGTAAGAAACGTGCATAATTAAGCGTGGCcagggaaattaattaaaaccagTAGTCCTCCATTGATCGATGGTTTTACCTACTATTTCTTTCTTGATAAAGATTGGGAACTTCTCCTCCAAATTAAGGAGATGCCACAAaatattaatcaattaattaatagggAAAATGATTAAGTCAGTCTCTTAATTACTTACCAGTAGAAGAAGGGCTGATCAGCTCCGCTTTTAGACCACTCCTCGTAGTACATACGCAAGTAATGGCCATACCGATGCCTTGGATCAATCTGAAGAAATTAAGTTCATCGCACACAGGGAACCCAATTTAATTACAAAAAGGCacgttagatatatatatatatatatatagcaagaaTAATGATACCACCAAGCAATAATTAGTGGAATCAGTTTGAGATTTGGAGAAGGAGAATATATTGTAAGAAATTACAGCTTCAATCCAGTATTGGAAAGCCAGAATTTGTGCTCTTTCTTCCTTGGACAAACCCTTGCCAACCTGCGCTCCAAACTGATACAAATTACATATTGTTCCAATATATATCACTGTTTTAGGTTGTATGGCCATACCTTATAGGCCAGTCTTACAATAATAACTATttaatgaaatataattaattacactctttatttttatttacaatcaTTTCATAAAATTCTTCTATATGACGATGATGGTATTAGAATTTTCTCTCGATAGAAAATTACATGATCGGGTGAACGTAAAGCATTTGGCCTTATAGAAGTTAAATTAACATTACAATTGTATAACAAGGCAAACCTTAATTTAAGTAGAATTGAAGTGTAGTAGGTGGTGCAGCCATTATTTCTTCTTACCCatcaaagtaaaaaataataatggagaagaaaagagaccTTGGAAGCATGCCAGCTGGTTCGTTTCCATTTGGAAGCCGCGTTCTCCGGCCTAGAGGAGCAGAAGAAGGAGATTGTACTGCGATGCAACCGAGCAAACTCGATCGCTTGCCGCCTTCACAAACACACCAATTCAATATTATCAATTAATGATCACCAATACTGTACGTAATTATTATACTTCCATTCATGGGTAAAAGTtaaaagggaaaattaattatgttctGAAGATCAAGGACGTACCAGTATTCTTCCTTGGCTCTCACTTTGAAGTCCGCTAACGTACGCCTGGCGCGATGTCTCCGATAAAACTTCTGCACCGTCGTCGCCGCAGCAAACCTCCATCCACCTTCCACCGGAGCATCAGTTCCTGTCTCCTGGGAGCTATAGCCTTTGCTGGACGGAGCACCAGTGACTGTGTTGGAGGAGGAAAAGAGTTGTGGTGGTTTAGAGGTGAACGTACAGGATTTCGAAATCATCGGAGCCTCCACGTGCATGGCTTCAAATCACCGAAACCAAACCCTAGAAAATGCGTCtatgtggaagaagaagaagtgaccAAACTGATGAGGGATGTCGCCACTTTCTGATGCTtatgcgcatatatatatatatatatacacaccccGTCGTAGACTTGCTATTGAGGTGGTCTGCGCTGACCAgaccaataataataatgaatatattaatataataataatttcaattaaattattatgctaaataattttttcaaataattttccaTTCTTATAAAGGGGAAGGGTTTTGGTACGTGACAAAAGTgaagttgaaaataaataatattaaaggaATATAAATTTACTAGTCTAGTCACTTGGGATTGGAAAAGTCTACACTGCCCGAATATATCATATCGAGGGATTACCGAAGCCATGTGGTCTGACAAATTTACCCCTCATCCCTAAACAATATTACAAATCTGCCAAGTGAAGGAGTTGAACGagttcttcctcttcctcttcctcttcctcccgcTGTCcaccgcctctctctctctttcactctctctttctccagtCCGGCGTGCGAGAAAGCCCAAGCCGCCGTTGTTGAAGAGAAAGGCGTCATCTTCACAAATCCTACTTGTCCTGGACAGCGAATTTGATTCACTGTTTACTCCTCTTCTCACTGATCTTGCTGCAGAGATGAAGAAAGCCGCCAAATAATGTTGCCGTTTATATTATATCAACCAGATCATAGATCAGTAGTTAGATTAAGGGGGTAGAGTTTCCATTAGTTCCATCGATCTCTTAATTTGTATAATGTCCAGAGTTCATTTTTCAAGGTGTTCAATGGGGTTACGCTCGTAACCCAGATCTGATTCCGTAAGCTAAAGCTCCTAGTTAAATATCATTTGTTTACACATCGATCGCTGTTAGTATTCGGGAGTTTCACCTCTATCTAATTAATCCAGTTAGACTGTGTCTTTTTGTCTGGTACAGGAGCTAGAAaatcgctctctctctctctctctctctgatggGTTAATGGGCAATGGGATCGTACGTATCGACTTAATTTCCTAAGAGATCCAAACATGCTTCATTGGATTCACCAGAAGGGTGAAGAAGAAAACCATGATGTATATTCTCTGCGGGgcataaatttatcaaataaaagaaacagATCCAGTGTAGCCACAGTTTGTGTTATATTGTTTCCCTGTATTTTGCAACTGTACTGTGTGTTTTCACGTAGAAGAAGCTTTTCTTCTGATCTTCAGACGTTTGAAATAAAGAGGCGTCGGCGAGGAAGGAGAAACAAAGAGGGGTCGGCGAGGAAGGAGGAAGAgtctgtttgttgcagcttaaaagttgtaatttttagtttttagttttaaaaaagttgggatgtaatgtttgttttaacttatagaattttaact is a window encoding:
- the LOC127788454 gene encoding IQ domain-containing protein IQM3-like, whose amino-acid sequence is MHVEAPMISKSCTFTSKPPQLFSSSNTVTGAPSSKGYSSQETGTDAPVEGGWRFAAATTVQKFYRRHRARRTLADFKVRAKEEYWRQAIEFARLHRSTISFFCSSRPENAASKWKRTSWHASKVGKGLSKEERAQILAFQYWIEAIDPRHRYGHYLRMYYEEWSKSGADQPFFYWLDVGDGKGVDLKECPRSKLRQLCIKYLGPLEREAYEYIVREGKVVHRRSEKFLHTNEGLMNDAKWIFVMSTSKELYVGQKKKGKFHHSSFLAGGATLAAGRIDADHGKLKSISPHSGHYRPTYDNFTIFLSFLKENGFNLDDVEVQEPEAEPDQSTFIGVPIILNNTKKY